From the Desulfomonilia bacterium genome, one window contains:
- a CDS encoding MBL fold metallo-hydrolase — protein MESEKIAQGIYMVGGADISNPEDASVFIIDCGDELCMIDCGAGKSAELIIENIEETGLDPYRLSSLLLTHCHVDHIGALAFFKEKYKLNVYSHELDSDAIESGDPKKTASTWYGVRLPKTRVDFRLKGAEGVIDIGNKKISWLHTPGHTPGSVVFYIDDYGQRILFGQDIHGPFHADFDSDIAMWRESMEKVIGLESDILCEGHFGIIKPGERVKSYIQRYLDTYAG, from the coding sequence ATGGAATCTGAAAAGATAGCACAGGGAATATACATGGTCGGAGGGGCTGATATTTCAAACCCCGAAGATGCCTCTGTATTTATAATAGACTGCGGTGATGAACTCTGCATGATCGACTGCGGAGCCGGAAAAAGCGCTGAATTAATTATCGAAAATATTGAAGAAACCGGTCTTGACCCGTACAGATTATCAAGTTTGTTGCTTACGCACTGCCATGTTGACCATATAGGGGCCCTCGCATTCTTCAAGGAAAAGTATAAGCTCAATGTATATTCCCATGAACTTGATTCAGATGCGATAGAATCCGGAGACCCGAAGAAGACAGCATCAACATGGTATGGCGTAAGACTTCCAAAAACCAGGGTCGATTTCAGGCTCAAGGGGGCTGAAGGTGTAATTGATATCGGAAACAAAAAAATCAGCTGGCTTCATACCCCGGGCCACACACCGGGCTCGGTTGTATTTTATATTGACGATTACGGGCAGAGAATTCTCTTCGGCCAGGATATTCACGGCCCATTCCATGCCGATTTCGATTCCGACATCGCGATGTGGAGAGAATCCATGGAGAAAGTAATCGGTCTTGAATCGGACATACTATGCGAGGGTCATTTCGGAATAATCAAACCCGGGGAAAGGGTAAAAAGCTACATTCAGCGTTATCTCGATACTTATGCCGGATAA
- a CDS encoding ABC transporter permease subunit (The N-terminal region of this protein, as described by TIGR01726, is a three transmembrane segment that identifies a subfamily of ABC transporter permease subunits, which specificities that include histidine, arginine, glutamine, glutamate, L-cystine (sic), the opines (in Agrobacterium) octopine and nopaline, etc.) gives MCLLSLRADAAPSAVELLSEGTKAQQEGRLDDALGFFEAVPAPHDSNDPGAFVRARIEAARIYYSRGEYSKASGICAEVLGLYPDNLEAKNLMSQADAAMTPGWLRFIKDMNTYLPTLMKASAMTLILVFVTMLVSPIGGLFAALGRISRVRFLSYICWLYIWIFRGTPLLLQLFFIYYGLPQLGITLKPFTAAVLGLGINYSAYLAEIIRGAIESIESGQMEAAKSLGMTYAQAMRRIIIPQTYKRLVPPVGNEFIALIKDTALVSTIAMVELMRSADQIFNATFNIFILVQAAIIYLIMTSIFTLVFKRIEDRLGVYENR, from the coding sequence ATTTGCCTTTTATCATTAAGGGCTGATGCGGCTCCGTCAGCAGTCGAACTGCTCTCGGAAGGCACGAAGGCTCAGCAGGAAGGCAGGCTTGACGATGCGCTCGGATTTTTCGAGGCTGTCCCGGCCCCTCATGACAGTAATGACCCCGGCGCCTTCGTGCGTGCAAGGATTGAGGCCGCCAGGATATACTACAGCCGTGGTGAATATTCGAAAGCATCAGGCATCTGTGCCGAAGTGCTCGGTCTTTATCCGGACAACCTCGAGGCAAAAAATCTCATGTCTCAGGCTGATGCGGCTATGACACCCGGATGGCTCAGATTCATCAAGGACATGAATACCTATCTGCCGACCCTTATGAAGGCCTCTGCCATGACCCTCATCCTTGTTTTTGTAACCATGCTTGTGTCCCCGATCGGAGGGCTTTTTGCAGCCCTGGGGAGGATAAGCAGGGTAAGGTTTCTTTCTTATATCTGCTGGCTGTATATCTGGATATTCAGGGGGACACCCCTTCTGCTTCAACTGTTTTTCATCTATTACGGACTGCCGCAGCTGGGAATCACGCTTAAACCTTTTACGGCAGCTGTGCTTGGGCTCGGGATAAACTATTCCGCCTATCTGGCTGAAATAATAAGAGGTGCGATAGAAAGCATCGAATCCGGACAGATGGAGGCGGCCAAGTCCTTAGGCATGACATACGCTCAGGCGATGAGAAGAATCATAATCCCGCAGACATACAAACGGCTTGTCCCGCCAGTTGGAAACGAATTCATAGCACTCATCAAGGATACCGCCCTTGTCTCGACCATTGCCATGGTTGAGCTGATGCGTTCGGCAGACCAGATATTCAATGCGACATTCAACATATTCATTCTGGTTCAGGCTGCGATCATTTATCTTATCATGACCAGCATCTTCACACTGGTTTTTAAACGGATCGAGGACAGACTGGGGGTCTATGAAAACCGATGA
- a CDS encoding patatin-like phospholipase family protein, with the protein MKRKEIICLILCAVMISASACSLIRTPPKTPVVEVIPPKPAKIALVLGAGAAKGFAHIGVLKVLEANKVPIDFIIGTSAGSVVGAFYAYGYKAYDLQALSMKIEKSDVVDLTIPKNGFIKGEKLENFINKSLGNTPIEKFKIKFYTVSTDLASGKEVVFASGNAGKAVRASSSIPGIFQPVSISGRTYVDGGVVSPVAVDAARRMGADVVIAVDISGGVGEAVPEGIMDTILQAIDIMYAKISMYQLNNADVVIRPRVGHIGSAELEKRNEAILEGEKAAMAAIPQIQSITDKLRSQGRIQ; encoded by the coding sequence ATGAAAAGAAAAGAAATTATTTGTCTGATTTTATGTGCAGTGATGATTTCGGCTTCGGCATGTTCGTTGATCAGGACACCTCCAAAAACACCGGTAGTGGAGGTTATTCCGCCAAAGCCTGCTAAAATTGCCCTTGTCCTCGGCGCAGGCGCTGCAAAGGGATTTGCGCACATCGGAGTGCTCAAGGTCCTGGAGGCCAATAAAGTGCCTATAGATTTCATAATAGGTACAAGTGCGGGCAGTGTCGTGGGGGCTTTTTACGCCTACGGCTACAAGGCATATGACCTTCAGGCCCTGTCAATGAAAATTGAAAAGAGCGATGTGGTTGACCTGACAATTCCTAAAAACGGATTTATCAAAGGTGAAAAGCTGGAAAATTTTATCAATAAAAGCCTCGGCAATACGCCTATCGAGAAATTCAAGATCAAATTTTATACAGTCAGCACTGACCTTGCTTCAGGCAAGGAAGTGGTTTTTGCATCAGGAAATGCGGGGAAGGCGGTAAGGGCAAGTTCATCGATTCCCGGAATTTTTCAGCCCGTATCGATTTCAGGCAGGACTTATGTGGACGGGGGCGTTGTCAGCCCTGTTGCGGTCGATGCAGCCAGAAGGATGGGCGCGGATGTGGTGATTGCAGTGGATATTTCTGGGGGAGTAGGTGAGGCGGTGCCGGAGGGAATTATGGATACGATACTTCAGGCGATAGACATTATGTATGCAAAGATATCCATGTACCAGCTCAATAATGCAGATGTCGTCATCAGACCAAGGGTTGGCCATATAGGTTCGGCCGAACTGGAAAAAAGGAACGAGGCGATCCTTGAAGGGGAAAAGGCGGCTATGGCTGCCATTCCTCAGATTCAGTCCATCACAGACAAGCTAAGGAGTCAGGGCAGAATACAATAG
- a CDS encoding amino acid ABC transporter substrate-binding protein, which produces MKKKLIFAILCISALMSVSGSIQAADDSWNKVKAKGEILIGIDDAFPPMEFRNEKNELVGFDIDASKEVARRLGIKVKHVPTAWEGVIMSLKVGKFDMIWSALSVTPEREKEILFSNPYILEKQIMVVKAGNKKIKSVKDLNVKNVVGVQLGSTSEEALKKLNIKFREVKRYDKNTSAFMDLKIGRIDALAVDELVGRYYLSQRPGEYAVLPEPLTSEPIGIGFRKSDAALRDKVQMTLDSMFADGTMKRISIKWFGDDITTNK; this is translated from the coding sequence ATGAAGAAAAAGCTTATATTTGCGATCCTGTGCATTTCAGCTCTTATGAGTGTTTCAGGAAGCATTCAGGCCGCGGATGATTCATGGAACAAGGTTAAGGCAAAGGGGGAAATTTTAATAGGGATTGATGATGCATTTCCGCCGATGGAATTCCGCAATGAAAAAAACGAACTTGTAGGATTTGATATCGACGCATCGAAAGAAGTAGCCAGACGCCTTGGCATAAAGGTCAAGCATGTTCCTACGGCATGGGAAGGCGTTATAATGTCGCTCAAGGTCGGCAAGTTCGACATGATATGGTCGGCGCTGTCGGTTACCCCTGAAAGGGAAAAAGAGATCTTGTTTTCAAATCCTTATATACTCGAAAAGCAGATCATGGTCGTAAAGGCCGGCAACAAAAAAATAAAGAGCGTCAAGGACCTCAATGTTAAGAATGTCGTGGGTGTCCAGCTGGGAAGCACATCGGAAGAGGCGCTCAAGAAGCTAAATATAAAGTTCAGAGAAGTAAAGCGCTATGACAAGAATACATCCGCATTTATGGATTTGAAAATAGGCAGGATAGATGCCCTTGCCGTTGATGAGCTTGTAGGGCGGTATTATCTTTCTCAGCGTCCTGGAGAATATGCGGTTCTGCCTGAGCCTCTAACATCGGAGCCTATCGGCATCGGCTTCAGAAAATCGGATGCGGCGTTGAGGGACAAGGTTCAGATGACGCTTGATTCCATGTTTGCAGACGGGACTATGAAGAGGATATCAATAAAATGGTTCGGGGATGATATCACGACAAATAAGTAA
- a CDS encoding FG-GAP-like repeat-containing protein has translation MKRITVCLLSVTLIFGSIALAYVPNDPGFKKQIELFGPGSTETYINYSLKYNDNDPRNPKHKKGDSQPSGSSVDLAWDIEKGDPSVVIAILDTGATWSNEDLRYKWNLNKGELINYAPDWDPVSFAPIWDVQRIMVKNGNGKLVWVDKIDNHKIADGIFNVKDYEYAVMSLNPDKPAHIRLLAKYMAENDISRLTPQDLIRVFSDGIDDDNNGFVDDICGWDFFEDDNDPEDVSSYSAAEKHGNGQAEGAGAEQDNGTGGSGVCPGCMIMPLKTWDSFVQDTNYFGIGSLYAARNGANVLEGALGGLNNSGICKAAFKEAYDKWGLVLFMVSSDINSANHNFPTYLNEPVYCSGTVSDAYPLPENILKPTTYFRNSNLCQFGSKNQINFEVPSGSQSTSLSSGAGGLLISHAKRMRATVEGREKLGIIRDYKNGMPLHPDQIKQLITLTCEDVLPENGGSIGSPDASQFGWDQHFGYGRVNLYHAIKALDEGLIPPVVRITSPSWNHYLDPRKDRLVIRGDVLPGVNGNSGWIIEAAQGIEPLEDKFVVIARGNSTGTDIELANIDLSVIKKIFNPGMDFSYYPNTPDEKQPTDANIQANRHMFTIRIRANEQMDSSYYYPYLYPEDRRTMFIHEDKKLHEGWPKYIGVGGDASPRFEDLDGDNLKEVIIATSDGRILIFRHDGTPYTVNGKAIEFAADEFSISARHNMRIEGTPFRQTFVTPSIADIDNDGIKEIVAVAGEKLYCFKATGERQFEPKDFSANFYKDVADGKINKDNPLGAGSMAAPVLFDLDGDGKKEIIVGSGDQRLYAWHSDGSKVRGWPVYAKGSSVGGKIIYSPCVADINGDGKPELIVATNEAVPRNGKKSSLDLSNVPSAFFPFVLDVVSSFISKNCMIYAIRNTGALNGMDGQRADSTAFVSGWPVAVESLMPDILPQLGPSSKPVAYDYDNDGSDEVVASFTAAKTTIIDGDGKILKEMDQGPMGKNAVGIRDKTLALNFFDSIALGDINGDGKPEIIKGGVTLLAAANLGLAGMNLPYNQIIQVWDPKTGKFLDAFPRTIDDYVMYSEPAAADVDGDAIPDIISGSGLYLIHAFGEDGMDKPGFPKLSAGWVMTTPAVDDIDNDGLNELAVVTREGWIFVWDTDGKYSEKPSWPTYGHDNMTTSNLKHDGIAPAAVTSYKWEDGEMQFKCPGDDGYNGKAKSISIYGYSEPINLGNISRAVLVKQITPITGGKTVYVKMSDDYAYYAVITKDEAGNTSQLPISGGIGGDGKLVLDESASGDDGGGGGGLCFISSAINL, from the coding sequence ATGAAAAGAATTACTGTCTGTTTACTTTCTGTAACGTTGATTTTCGGAAGCATCGCCCTGGCATATGTTCCTAACGATCCAGGGTTCAAGAAGCAAATCGAGTTGTTCGGTCCCGGAAGCACTGAAACTTATATTAATTATTCTTTAAAATATAATGACAACGATCCCAGGAACCCCAAACATAAGAAAGGTGACTCTCAGCCTTCCGGCTCGTCAGTTGATCTTGCATGGGATATAGAAAAAGGGGATCCATCCGTAGTGATAGCAATTCTCGATACCGGTGCGACATGGAGTAATGAAGACCTCCGTTATAAATGGAATCTCAACAAGGGAGAACTGATCAATTATGCCCCTGACTGGGATCCCGTGTCATTTGCGCCCATATGGGATGTCCAAAGGATTATGGTGAAAAACGGAAATGGGAAGCTTGTGTGGGTTGACAAAATCGATAATCATAAAATTGCCGACGGTATCTTCAATGTAAAGGATTATGAATATGCCGTAATGAGTCTTAATCCGGATAAACCTGCACATATACGGCTGCTTGCAAAATATATGGCTGAAAATGATATATCCCGGCTGACACCCCAGGATCTCATCAGGGTTTTTTCAGACGGTATAGATGACGACAACAACGGTTTTGTAGACGATATATGCGGATGGGACTTCTTTGAAGACGACAACGACCCTGAGGATGTATCCAGTTATTCAGCTGCCGAAAAACATGGGAACGGCCAGGCTGAGGGCGCCGGTGCCGAACAGGACAATGGCACGGGCGGTTCGGGGGTTTGCCCGGGCTGCATGATCATGCCTTTGAAGACATGGGATTCCTTTGTCCAGGATACGAACTATTTTGGAATAGGCTCACTGTATGCCGCCAGAAACGGGGCGAATGTCCTGGAAGGCGCACTGGGAGGACTCAATAACTCGGGGATATGCAAGGCCGCCTTCAAGGAGGCCTATGACAAATGGGGGCTTGTCCTGTTTATGGTCTCGTCCGATATAAACAGCGCCAACCATAATTTCCCGACTTACCTCAATGAACCCGTATATTGCTCAGGTACGGTATCTGATGCCTATCCTTTACCTGAGAATATCCTGAAACCCACTACATATTTCAGAAATTCAAACCTCTGCCAGTTCGGCAGCAAAAACCAGATCAACTTCGAAGTACCGTCAGGATCTCAATCAACCTCATTGTCATCAGGAGCAGGCGGCCTGCTGATATCGCATGCAAAGAGGATGAGGGCCACTGTTGAGGGCAGGGAAAAGCTCGGTATCATTCGTGACTATAAAAACGGCATGCCGCTTCATCCCGATCAGATCAAACAGCTCATAACTCTTACATGCGAGGATGTTCTGCCTGAAAACGGTGGTTCAATAGGCTCGCCAGATGCTTCCCAGTTTGGATGGGATCAGCATTTCGGTTATGGCAGAGTGAATCTTTATCATGCCATCAAGGCCCTTGATGAAGGACTGATCCCCCCTGTAGTCAGGATAACATCACCATCCTGGAACCATTACCTTGATCCGCGCAAGGACAGGCTTGTAATCAGGGGCGATGTGCTGCCGGGGGTAAACGGCAATTCAGGCTGGATTATCGAGGCTGCCCAGGGAATCGAACCTCTTGAAGATAAATTTGTCGTGATAGCAAGAGGCAATTCGACAGGTACTGACATCGAGCTTGCAAATATTGATCTGAGCGTTATCAAGAAAATATTCAATCCGGGAATGGATTTTTCGTATTACCCGAATACACCTGACGAAAAGCAGCCGACCGATGCCAACATCCAGGCAAACAGGCACATGTTCACGATAAGGATAAGGGCCAATGAACAGATGGATTCAAGCTATTATTATCCTTACCTTTATCCAGAGGACAGAAGGACAATGTTCATCCATGAAGATAAAAAACTTCACGAGGGATGGCCGAAATATATAGGCGTCGGCGGAGATGCATCGCCGAGATTTGAAGACCTTGACGGTGACAATCTGAAAGAGGTCATCATTGCCACATCCGACGGGAGAATTCTGATATTCAGACATGACGGCACGCCATATACCGTCAATGGCAAGGCCATTGAATTTGCAGCCGATGAGTTCTCAATATCAGCCAGACATAATATGAGAATAGAAGGTACTCCATTCAGACAGACATTCGTAACGCCCTCTATCGCCGATATCGATAATGACGGGATCAAGGAAATCGTAGCTGTTGCCGGGGAAAAATTATACTGCTTCAAGGCGACAGGAGAGAGACAATTCGAACCGAAGGATTTTAGCGCCAATTTCTATAAGGATGTGGCGGACGGGAAGATCAATAAGGATAATCCTCTCGGCGCAGGTTCAATGGCAGCGCCCGTTCTGTTTGATCTTGATGGTGATGGAAAGAAAGAGATCATTGTCGGAAGTGGCGACCAGAGGCTTTATGCATGGCATTCGGATGGCTCAAAGGTAAGGGGCTGGCCGGTTTATGCCAAGGGCAGTTCTGTCGGGGGCAAGATTATTTATTCGCCCTGTGTGGCCGATATAAACGGCGACGGAAAACCCGAACTGATAGTAGCAACTAATGAGGCGGTGCCGCGAAACGGCAAAAAATCATCACTTGACCTGAGCAATGTCCCGTCAGCTTTCTTCCCGTTTGTGCTGGATGTTGTCAGCAGCTTTATTTCCAAGAACTGCATGATCTATGCAATAAGGAACACCGGCGCATTGAACGGCATGGATGGACAGAGGGCCGACAGCACGGCATTCGTATCCGGCTGGCCGGTGGCAGTGGAATCACTCATGCCAGACATCCTGCCGCAGCTGGGACCATCCTCAAAACCGGTCGCATATGACTATGACAATGACGGTTCCGACGAAGTTGTCGCTTCATTTACCGCAGCAAAAACAACAATTATTGACGGGGATGGTAAAATTCTAAAGGAAATGGATCAGGGGCCGATGGGCAAGAATGCGGTTGGAATCCGCGACAAGACGCTGGCCCTTAATTTTTTTGACAGTATCGCACTTGGAGATATCAACGGTGATGGCAAGCCAGAGATCATAAAAGGCGGCGTCACACTTCTTGCCGCTGCTAACCTTGGTCTGGCAGGCATGAATCTTCCATATAACCAGATCATACAGGTATGGGATCCCAAGACAGGGAAGTTCCTTGACGCGTTCCCGCGTACAATCGACGACTATGTGATGTATTCGGAGCCTGCAGCAGCTGATGTGGACGGAGACGCCATACCTGATATAATTTCTGGCTCGGGTCTTTATCTGATCCACGCATTCGGAGAAGATGGCATGGATAAACCCGGATTTCCCAAACTTTCAGCCGGCTGGGTAATGACGACTCCCGCAGTAGATGATATTGATAATGACGGTCTTAATGAGCTTGCCGTCGTAACGAGGGAAGGATGGATATTTGTCTGGGACACTGACGGTAAATACAGCGAAAAACCTTCATGGCCGACATACGGGCATGACAACATGACGACATCCAACCTTAAACATGACGGGATTGCTCCGGCAGCTGTAACCTCATATAAATGGGAAGACGGTGAGATGCAGTTCAAATGCCCGGGGGATGACGGGTATAACGGAAAGGCCAAGTCGATAAGCATTTACGGCTATTCGGAGCCTATCAACCTGGGCAACATTTCCAGAGCGGTCCTTGTCAAACAGATTACACCTATCACAGGCGGAAAAACCGTCTATGTGAAGATGTCCGATGATTATGCATATTATGCCGTTATTACAAAAGATGAGGCTGGAAACACTTCACAGCTGCCGATATCGGGTGGAATTGGCGGTGACGGCAAACTTGTTCTGGATGAAAGCGCATCCGGTGATGATGGAGGCGGCGGAGGAGGATTGTGCTTCATCAGTTCAGCTATAAACCTGTAA
- a CDS encoding M20/M25/M40 family metallo-hydrolase — translation MKHAIGRIFILLLVTMLIAACAHAGKVEQYPKVDPVKVDRDLALKHLSEAVQFKTVSPEEGKPFDDKPFLDMQNWMKTAFPMVNKNLNLEVINKYALLFKWQGSNPSLKPVIFIAHMDVVPVEPGTENTWKYPPYSGAIAEGFVWGRGSQDDKASVTALLETIEILLNQGVKPDRTIYLAFGFDEETSGYAGAAKIAERLKAEGVTPEFVLDEGGAVKTDGFPDIGVNCPIAGIAIGEKGYLTLDLIVEDKGGHSSAPGQHGPAGILARAITRLENNQFPADLKLVKTMIIPLTPQMPTYLSFVLKNTWLTGPLVKSILSEDPFMDSLQRTTIAVTMIEGGVAENIIPQRMSAKVNFRIRSGDTVESVIARTKKVIDDPRVKIVAGPVKNDPTPVSSVTSPAYKLLMKTTCQILKDDRTLLFSPYINNGASDSRFYKVLTPDVYGFLPLYLTDDEIDSEHSSNERTPVDAYIKMIQFYAQIMKEVQKN, via the coding sequence ATGAAGCATGCAATTGGAAGGATATTCATTTTATTACTTGTTACCATGCTCATAGCCGCCTGTGCGCATGCGGGCAAGGTGGAGCAGTATCCGAAGGTCGATCCCGTAAAAGTAGACAGAGACCTCGCATTAAAGCACCTGAGCGAAGCCGTGCAGTTCAAGACTGTATCTCCGGAAGAAGGAAAGCCGTTCGACGACAAGCCTTTCCTTGATATGCAGAACTGGATGAAAACCGCGTTTCCGATGGTAAATAAAAACCTGAATCTCGAGGTCATAAACAAATATGCGCTTTTGTTCAAGTGGCAGGGAAGCAATCCATCATTGAAGCCAGTCATATTCATAGCACATATGGACGTCGTGCCTGTTGAACCGGGTACGGAAAACACCTGGAAATATCCGCCCTACAGCGGGGCGATTGCTGAAGGTTTTGTATGGGGCAGGGGATCTCAGGATGACAAGGCATCTGTTACGGCTCTGCTGGAAACGATTGAAATACTTCTGAATCAGGGGGTAAAACCCGATCGTACGATATATCTCGCGTTTGGTTTCGATGAAGAGACCAGCGGCTATGCCGGGGCTGCAAAGATTGCTGAACGGCTCAAGGCGGAGGGCGTCACACCCGAATTCGTACTCGACGAGGGCGGGGCGGTCAAGACGGACGGATTTCCCGATATAGGCGTCAACTGCCCCATTGCAGGCATCGCCATAGGAGAGAAAGGATATCTGACCCTGGACTTGATAGTCGAGGATAAAGGCGGCCATTCGTCAGCGCCCGGGCAGCATGGACCGGCAGGCATCCTGGCAAGGGCCATCACAAGACTTGAAAACAACCAGTTCCCGGCCGACCTGAAGCTCGTAAAGACGATGATTATCCCGCTTACTCCACAGATGCCGACATATCTCAGTTTCGTGCTGAAAAACACATGGCTGACAGGACCTCTTGTTAAATCCATACTTTCGGAGGATCCTTTCATGGATTCCTTGCAGAGGACGACTATTGCGGTGACGATGATTGAAGGAGGCGTTGCCGAAAATATCATCCCACAGAGGATGAGTGCAAAGGTTAATTTCAGGATAAGGTCGGGCGATACGGTTGAGTCGGTTATTGCGAGGACAAAGAAAGTCATTGATGATCCCCGGGTCAAGATCGTCGCCGGGCCCGTAAAAAACGATCCCACACCGGTTTCAAGTGTTACATCTCCTGCTTACAAACTACTTATGAAAACGACATGCCAGATACTCAAGGATGACCGAACACTGCTGTTTTCTCCTTACATCAACAATGGAGCTTCGGATTCGAGGTTCTATAAGGTGCTTACACCGGATGTATATGGCTTCCTGCCGCTCTATCTGACAGATGATGAGATTGATTCAGAACACTCTTCGAACGAGCGTACCCCTGTCGATGCCTATATAAAAATGATCCAATTCTATGCTCAGATAATGAAGGAGGTTCAGAAGAATTAA
- a CDS encoding 3-isopropylmalate dehydrogenase: MIRSYNIAVFPGDGTGPEVVAEGVKVLDAVAAAEGFKINFTNYDFGGERFIRTGEILADGVIDELRKFDAIYLGAIGHPDVKPGILEKGILLRLRFELDQYINLRPVKLYPNVETPLKNKGPADIDYTVIRENSGGLYSGMGGVSMKGTVHEAAVEQMFYSYFQVERCLRYAFEYTRKHSKRKTLALVGKTNVLTNVFGLWDRVFNEMGDREYPDIKREYYHVDATCLYMVSNPEMFDVIVTENMFGDIITDLAAITQGGLGIAAGGNINPEGVSLFEPIGGTAPMWTGRNAINPLAAIGAAQMMIKFLGEDRAASRIEKAVMKVIAKDMKSQYAGQMGITTSEVGDRVAAYVSE; this comes from the coding sequence ATGATCAGGTCGTATAATATCGCTGTGTTTCCGGGTGACGGCACAGGCCCCGAGGTTGTCGCTGAGGGTGTCAAGGTGCTTGATGCAGTTGCAGCTGCCGAAGGTTTTAAAATCAATTTTACGAATTATGATTTCGGAGGTGAAAGGTTTATAAGAACCGGCGAAATACTTGCCGATGGGGTTATCGACGAGCTCAGAAAATTCGATGCAATCTATCTTGGAGCGATCGGTCATCCCGATGTCAAGCCGGGGATTCTTGAAAAAGGGATATTATTGAGATTGAGGTTTGAACTGGATCAGTACATCAATCTGAGGCCTGTGAAACTGTATCCGAATGTTGAAACGCCGCTCAAAAATAAAGGCCCTGCAGACATTGATTACACCGTTATAAGGGAGAATTCCGGCGGTCTCTATTCGGGGATGGGCGGCGTTTCCATGAAGGGGACTGTTCATGAAGCAGCTGTTGAACAGATGTTTTACAGCTACTTCCAGGTTGAAAGATGCCTGAGATATGCATTTGAATATACGAGAAAACACTCGAAACGCAAAACACTCGCGCTCGTAGGAAAAACCAATGTCCTTACAAATGTGTTCGGCCTCTGGGACAGGGTGTTCAATGAAATGGGCGACAGAGAGTACCCGGATATAAAACGTGAATATTACCATGTAGATGCGACATGCCTTTATATGGTTTCCAACCCCGAGATGTTTGATGTGATCGTCACGGAAAACATGTTCGGGGACATAATTACAGATCTGGCAGCCATTACACAGGGCGGTCTGGGAATTGCCGCAGGCGGAAACATTAATCCGGAGGGCGTGAGCCTGTTCGAACCGATAGGCGGAACGGCCCCGATGTGGACGGGCAGAAACGCAATCAACCCCCTTGCTGCAATAGGGGCCGCTCAGATGATGATAAAATTTCTAGGAGAGGACAGGGCTGCTTCCAGAATAGAAAAGGCTGTCATGAAGGTTATCGCGAAGGATATGAAGTCTCAGTATGCGGGCCAGATGGGCATAACGACAAGCGAGGTCGGGGACAGGGTTGCCGCTTATGTCTCGGAATAA
- a CDS encoding amino acid ABC transporter ATP-binding protein has product MIELKNVIKRFGDLIAVDNVSLNIEKGEKIVIIGPSGSGKSTLLRMINFLEKIDEGQILLGGKEAGYKRDKHGRLVFDKQENICRLRSEVGMVFQHFHLFPHMTVIENVMEGPVTVKKIKKTDAREIALSLLEKVGLLDKENTYPAFLSGGQKQRVAIARALAMQPMIMLFDEPTSALDPELVGEVLNTIHALAEEGMTMLIVTHQMGFARELADRVIFMDNGRFIFEGHPDDLFSDTMEHPRIKAFLAKVI; this is encoded by the coding sequence ATGATTGAACTTAAGAATGTCATCAAGCGATTCGGCGATCTCATAGCCGTTGATAATGTGAGCCTCAATATCGAAAAGGGCGAGAAGATCGTAATCATAGGACCTTCGGGGTCAGGGAAATCGACTCTTCTAAGGATGATTAATTTTCTGGAAAAAATCGATGAAGGGCAGATACTCCTGGGCGGAAAAGAAGCCGGATATAAAAGAGACAAGCACGGAAGACTCGTTTTCGACAAACAGGAGAATATCTGCAGACTGCGATCGGAAGTGGGCATGGTTTTTCAGCACTTTCACCTGTTCCCTCATATGACGGTAATCGAGAATGTCATGGAAGGCCCTGTGACCGTCAAGAAGATTAAGAAGACGGATGCAAGAGAGATCGCACTGTCTCTGCTGGAAAAGGTAGGGCTCCTTGACAAGGAGAATACATATCCGGCCTTCCTGTCAGGGGGACAGAAGCAGAGGGTGGCGATCGCAAGGGCTCTCGCGATGCAGCCCATGATAATGCTCTTTGACGAACCGACTTCGGCGCTCGACCCGGAGCTTGTCGGCGAGGTGCTGAACACAATACACGCTCTTGCGGAAGAGGGTATGACCATGCTGATCGTGACGCATCAGATGGGGTTCGCAAGGGAGCTTGCCGACAGGGTGATATTCATGGATAACGGCCGCTTCATATTTGAGGGTCATCCGGATGATCTTTTCTCGGATACGATGGAGCATCCCCGCATCAAGGCGTTTCTTGCAAAGGTAATTTGA